In the genome of Hyphobacterium sp. CCMP332, one region contains:
- a CDS encoding ABC transporter ATP-binding protein, which yields MLKAQAITKSYGKLQVLKGIDLEIKSGEIVSIVGESGAGKSTLLHILSSLDEPDGGSVYLNDKDVNAMKRRDLATFRNNEIGFIFQFHNLLPEFSALENVMIPGMLGKRKIEQVKSKALEHLEYLGLKDRMDHKPSELSGGEQQRVAVARALINSPKIIFADEPSGNLDSKNAEELHKLFFDLRDEFGQTFVIVTHNRELSKMADRRILMTDGKVNSD from the coding sequence ATGCTCAAAGCTCAGGCAATTACGAAAAGTTATGGCAAGCTCCAGGTGCTCAAAGGCATTGATCTGGAAATTAAATCCGGAGAAATAGTATCAATTGTAGGCGAATCCGGCGCAGGTAAAAGCACACTATTGCATATTTTAAGCTCTCTTGATGAACCCGATGGCGGATCCGTTTACCTGAATGATAAGGATGTAAATGCAATGAAACGCAGAGATCTGGCCACATTCAGAAATAATGAGATAGGTTTCATTTTTCAATTTCATAATCTTTTGCCAGAATTTTCAGCTTTGGAAAATGTGATGATTCCCGGCATGTTGGGCAAAAGAAAAATCGAACAAGTCAAATCAAAAGCCCTGGAACATCTTGAGTATTTAGGCTTGAAAGACAGAATGGATCACAAACCTTCGGAACTGTCGGGTGGAGAGCAGCAAAGAGTTGCAGTAGCCCGGGCTTTGATTAACTCACCAAAAATTATATTTGCCGATGAGCCTTCGGGTAATCTCGACTCAAAAAATGCAGAAGAACTGCATAAATTGTTTTTTGATTTGAGAGATGAATTCGGTCAGACATTTGTGATCGTTACACATAACAGAGAGCTTTCGAAAATGGCCGACCGAAGGATTCTGATGACAGACGGGAAAGTAAATTCAGATTAA
- a CDS encoding OmpA family protein: MKVNILTIAALLLISSCVSTKKYDELLAEKVKLSADFEQSSDKLDKCNEEYANLNAKYNSTKASKEELDKELEDTKSALGRAQNLYTELDSSNKRLQSNYKELLESSTLKSDKLAKSIAEKEKALINLEQTLMENQKSIDSLTSNLESRERKVQELEGILAKKDSAVQKLKDIVNDALLSFEKNDLSVEVRNGKVYVSLASQLLFSTGSIEIDEKGKQALVQLANVLKNQPEVNVMVEGHTDTQKISKSSKYMNDNWDLSVMRATSVLRILVDNGVDPKQVIAAGRGEHMPVDEAATKEALKKNRRTEIILTPKLDELFQILGN; the protein is encoded by the coding sequence ATGAAGGTTAATATTCTAACAATTGCTGCTTTGCTACTTATATCATCTTGTGTATCAACAAAAAAATACGATGAATTGCTCGCTGAAAAAGTAAAATTATCTGCTGATTTTGAACAATCCAGCGATAAACTGGACAAATGCAATGAAGAATACGCCAATCTGAATGCCAAATACAATTCGACTAAAGCCTCTAAGGAGGAACTCGATAAAGAGCTGGAGGATACAAAAAGTGCGCTTGGAAGGGCACAAAACCTTTATACTGAATTGGATTCTTCCAACAAAAGATTGCAGAGTAATTATAAAGAATTATTAGAATCTTCCACTTTAAAATCCGACAAGCTCGCAAAGAGTATCGCTGAAAAAGAAAAAGCCCTTATTAACCTCGAACAGACCCTGATGGAAAATCAGAAATCCATTGATTCGCTCACCAGCAATCTGGAATCTAGGGAAAGAAAAGTGCAGGAATTGGAAGGAATTTTGGCAAAAAAAGATTCTGCTGTTCAAAAATTAAAAGACATTGTTAACGATGCTTTACTGAGTTTTGAGAAAAATGACTTAAGCGTTGAAGTGAGAAATGGCAAGGTCTATGTCTCACTGGCGTCCCAATTGCTTTTTAGCACAGGAAGTATTGAGATCGATGAAAAAGGAAAACAAGCGCTTGTTCAGTTAGCCAATGTTTTAAAGAACCAACCCGAAGTAAATGTGATGGTAGAGGGCCACACCGATACGCAGAAAATTTCTAAATCCTCTAAATATATGAATGACAACTGGGATCTCTCCGTCATGCGTGCTACTTCAGTTCTAAGAATTCTGGTTGATAATGGCGTTGATCCTAAACAGGTAATTGCTGCCGGCCGTGGAGAACATATGCCGGTTGATGAGGCGGCTACAAAAGAAGCCCTGAAAAAGAACCGTAGAACTGAAATTATTCTAACACCAAAACTGGACGAACTTTTTCAGATATTGGGCAATTAA
- a CDS encoding T9SS type A sorting domain-containing protein, which produces MNKILYTSILFLAFSVLCNAQSWYELRASGANFHEIRKAYDEQMANQNQTRVSKPFERWAHRMNEITWPNGELSNDIPNYYHLRREMANKSNRAKSNPYPQWTNLGPSIVPFGGGNGRLNFIKFRPDSLNVLFVGAPAGGLWKSTNGGQTFILINDTLPVLGCSDLAIDPVNNDIMYLATGDRDGSDTYSIGVLKSFDGGLTWDTTGLQWDASDLNTIGRLDINPQNEQMIVAATSDGFYKSVNGGLTWSRKRTGNFKDIHFKPGDSSIIYISSNEVLVSNDAGESFTGTNVSGFFNRIELAVTEDDPNYVYALGSQGNTSRFESLWRSTNSGQSWTNRFDNTSGVNLLGGDADGGDNRGQGWYDLALAVSPIDKDRVVVGGINVWESLNGGGSFGTNSISHWTGNGATYIHADQHDLVFKPNSGDLYAANDGGIFYTTDNGSLWTDLTETLQITQSYRLGISQNTAGFLQAGNQDNGTIRRNLTGTYLYEQVNGGDGMETIIDHTDDNITYSATQNGSLYRAVSGAYSGINNNINEGGYWETPYIMDPFQNNIIFAGFNNIFKTSNADEPNPGSILWVKRNNSSYPSSGKTTQLVMAPWNLDMLMASKGSSLYLSSDGGVNWSLISASLPNLFITNIQFSPYFNPGTFTAYVTLSGYSNGNKVYRTIDGGQSWQNISTGIPNVPAQCIVIDPTTFTTEELYVGTDVGVFYKNDNMSQFEPYSNGLPNVWVQEMEVQVTEGYIYACTYGRGLWKVPLYSTVVGFNNENLAKNESVELSVFPNPFKDRLEIKYDLKEQGEVIMEILDLQGKQIYSHKNTNPQIGLNILNIDSEMAELSGGMYIFKFKTGSDEITRKIIKN; this is translated from the coding sequence ATGAACAAAATACTTTACACATCTATTCTTTTCTTAGCTTTTTCAGTTTTATGCAATGCCCAATCCTGGTATGAACTGCGCGCTTCAGGAGCAAATTTTCATGAAATAAGAAAGGCCTATGATGAGCAAATGGCTAATCAAAATCAAACAAGAGTGAGCAAACCTTTTGAAAGATGGGCACACAGAATGAACGAAATCACCTGGCCAAACGGTGAATTGAGCAATGATATTCCCAATTATTATCACTTGAGACGTGAAATGGCAAACAAATCAAACAGGGCCAAATCCAATCCTTATCCACAATGGACAAATCTGGGGCCGAGCATAGTTCCTTTTGGGGGCGGAAATGGCCGTTTGAATTTTATCAAATTCCGCCCGGACTCATTAAATGTTTTGTTTGTGGGTGCTCCTGCGGGGGGATTGTGGAAATCAACCAATGGTGGACAAACTTTCATTTTAATTAATGACACACTTCCAGTTTTGGGATGCAGCGATTTGGCTATTGATCCTGTAAACAATGACATAATGTACCTTGCCACTGGCGACAGAGATGGATCGGATACTTATTCAATTGGGGTATTAAAATCTTTTGATGGAGGATTAACCTGGGATACCACCGGTTTACAATGGGATGCAAGCGATCTGAATACCATTGGCCGTTTGGATATTAACCCTCAAAACGAACAAATGATTGTGGCTGCAACCAGTGACGGTTTTTACAAGTCTGTTAACGGTGGCTTGACCTGGTCGAGAAAAAGAACAGGCAACTTTAAGGATATACATTTCAAACCCGGTGATTCCTCCATAATTTATATATCAAGCAATGAAGTATTAGTGTCAAATGATGCCGGGGAGTCATTCACAGGAACCAATGTAAGTGGTTTTTTTAACAGGATAGAACTGGCTGTAACCGAAGATGATCCCAATTACGTTTATGCTTTAGGATCACAGGGAAATACAAGTCGTTTTGAATCATTATGGCGATCCACAAATTCAGGTCAGTCCTGGACGAATCGATTTGACAATACATCAGGTGTTAATCTTTTGGGAGGCGATGCTGATGGAGGTGACAACAGGGGTCAGGGATGGTATGATCTGGCGCTGGCTGTTTCACCTATCGATAAAGACAGGGTAGTGGTAGGAGGAATTAATGTGTGGGAATCCCTTAACGGAGGGGGTAGTTTTGGTACCAATTCAATTTCACACTGGACAGGAAATGGTGCTACCTACATTCACGCCGACCAACACGATTTAGTTTTCAAACCAAATTCCGGAGATTTATATGCAGCCAATGACGGAGGTATTTTTTACACAACAGATAACGGTTCACTTTGGACCGATTTAACAGAAACTTTGCAGATAACACAGTCTTATCGATTGGGTATAAGTCAAAATACCGCTGGATTTTTACAGGCTGGGAATCAGGATAATGGAACCATTCGAAGAAACCTCACCGGGACTTATTTGTACGAGCAGGTGAACGGCGGCGATGGAATGGAGACTATTATAGATCATACCGATGATAACATTACCTATTCCGCTACACAAAACGGAAGTTTATATAGAGCCGTTTCCGGAGCTTATTCCGGAATCAACAACAACATCAACGAAGGCGGATACTGGGAAACACCTTACATTATGGATCCATTTCAGAACAATATAATTTTTGCAGGATTTAATAATATTTTTAAAACCAGCAATGCAGATGAACCAAATCCCGGTTCGATTCTTTGGGTAAAACGAAATAACAGTTCCTATCCTAGTAGTGGAAAAACGACCCAATTGGTAATGGCACCCTGGAACCTGGATATGTTAATGGCATCAAAAGGCAGTAGCTTATATCTTTCTTCAGATGGAGGTGTGAACTGGTCTCTGATATCCGCTTCGCTACCCAATTTATTTATAACCAATATTCAATTTTCTCCTTATTTCAATCCTGGTACTTTCACGGCATACGTGACACTTTCAGGTTATTCAAATGGTAACAAAGTATACCGAACCATTGATGGTGGGCAATCCTGGCAAAATATTTCAACGGGTATACCAAATGTGCCGGCCCAATGCATTGTTATTGATCCTACTACTTTTACTACCGAAGAACTGTATGTGGGTACCGATGTGGGCGTGTTTTACAAAAATGACAACATGAGCCAATTTGAACCCTATAGCAATGGTTTGCCTAATGTTTGGGTTCAGGAAATGGAAGTTCAGGTCACGGAGGGTTATATATATGCCTGTACTTACGGAAGAGGATTGTGGAAAGTCCCATTGTATTCAACTGTTGTTGGGTTTAACAATGAAAATTTAGCGAAAAATGAATCCGTTGAGCTTTCTGTGTTTCCCAATCCATTTAAAGACAGATTGGAAATAAAGTACGATCTAAAAGAACAAGGCGAAGTAATTATGGAGATTTTGGATCTTCAGGGAAAACAGATTTATTCCCACAAGAACACAAATCCACAAATAGGTTTGAATATCTTGAATATTGATTCTGAGATGGCAGAATTGAGTGGCGGAATGTACATTTTCAAATTCAAGACGGGAAGTGACGAAATCACCCGAAAGATCATTAAAAATTAA
- a CDS encoding YifB family Mg chelatase-like AAA ATPase codes for MFAKTFGGALLGVDALTVTIEVNIVGGTKAYVVGLPDNAVKESLFRIESVFKENNYHFPRRKLLVNLAPADVRKEGSAYDLPIALGILKAANQLDSEELENYMIMGELSLNGTVRPIKGILPLAIEARRMGLKGMIVPSENASEAAIVNDLDIIGINTLIEAVEFLDGSKTIEPVFAETRDLFFDLQKNFDLDFADVQGQENIKRGMEIAAAGGHNVIMVGPPGAGKTMLAKRLPSILPPLSLHEALETTKIHSVAGKLSTNTSLIAHRPFRTPHHTISDVALVGGGGNPQPGEISLAHNGVLFLDELPEFKRTVLEVMRQPLEERRVTISRAKASVEYPANFMLVASMNPSPSGKFYVPGEDHPDSPADVKRYLSKISGPLLDRIDLHIEVTPVSFDQMTSKQESEKSTTIRERVIKAREIQNLRFKEKPEIFCNAMMPAQMVKDLCKINKACNTLLKTAMEKLGLSARAYDRILKVSRTIADLSESEDIAIEHVAEAIQYRSLDREGWFGT; via the coding sequence ATGTTTGCAAAAACCTTTGGTGGTGCTTTATTGGGCGTAGATGCTCTGACTGTTACAATCGAGGTTAATATTGTTGGAGGAACCAAGGCTTATGTAGTAGGCCTTCCGGACAATGCTGTAAAAGAAAGCCTATTTCGAATTGAATCTGTTTTTAAAGAAAATAATTATCACTTCCCCAGAAGAAAACTTCTTGTAAATCTTGCACCTGCCGATGTAAGAAAAGAAGGGTCTGCCTACGATCTGCCCATAGCATTGGGAATCCTCAAGGCTGCAAATCAATTGGATTCGGAAGAATTAGAGAACTATATGATCATGGGAGAGCTTTCATTGAACGGTACGGTTCGCCCCATTAAGGGCATACTTCCTTTGGCCATTGAAGCCAGACGCATGGGTTTAAAAGGCATGATTGTGCCTTCAGAAAACGCCTCCGAAGCCGCTATTGTTAATGATTTAGACATCATCGGAATCAATACTTTAATCGAAGCGGTTGAGTTTTTGGATGGGAGTAAAACCATTGAACCAGTCTTTGCGGAAACCAGAGACCTTTTCTTTGATCTTCAAAAAAATTTCGATCTCGATTTCGCCGATGTGCAGGGCCAGGAAAATATCAAACGCGGAATGGAAATTGCCGCGGCGGGTGGTCATAATGTCATAATGGTTGGCCCTCCGGGAGCGGGTAAAACCATGTTGGCCAAACGGCTGCCATCCATTCTGCCACCCTTAAGTCTGCATGAAGCGCTCGAAACAACAAAGATTCATTCTGTTGCGGGCAAACTCAGCACAAATACTTCGCTTATTGCCCACAGGCCTTTCAGGACACCACATCATACCATTTCTGATGTAGCATTGGTCGGTGGTGGTGGAAACCCACAACCCGGAGAAATATCACTGGCACATAATGGCGTTTTGTTTTTGGACGAGCTTCCGGAATTTAAAAGAACGGTTTTAGAGGTAATGCGTCAACCGCTTGAAGAAAGAAGAGTGACCATTTCCCGAGCTAAGGCCTCTGTCGAATACCCTGCTAATTTCATGCTTGTGGCCAGTATGAATCCCAGTCCGTCGGGAAAGTTTTATGTACCCGGTGAAGATCATCCCGATTCACCTGCCGATGTAAAACGCTATTTGAGCAAGATTAGCGGTCCTTTATTGGATCGTATAGATCTTCATATAGAAGTAACCCCAGTTTCATTCGATCAAATGACTTCAAAACAGGAATCAGAGAAAAGTACAACAATCAGGGAACGCGTTATTAAAGCCAGGGAAATTCAAAATCTTCGCTTCAAGGAAAAACCCGAAATATTTTGCAATGCCATGATGCCCGCCCAAATGGTAAAAGACCTATGTAAAATCAATAAGGCTTGCAATACTCTATTGAAAACGGCCATGGAAAAATTAGGTCTTTCCGCAAGAGCTTATGATCGAATTCTAAAAGTATCAAGAACTATTGCCGATTTAAGTGAGTCCGAGGACATTGCCATTGAACATGTGGCTGAAGCCATCCAATATAGAAGTCTGGACCGCGAAGGCTGGTTTGGGACTTAA
- the lpcA gene encoding D-sedoheptulose 7-phosphate isomerase, with protein MNSIDHIRHELTEAKNVLDHFIADEQNFQLISKASEMMIESIKKGGKIFSCGNGGSHCDAMHFAEELTGRYREDRDPIAALAISDPSHISCVSNDFGFDRVFSRYIRALGQKGDILLGISTSGNSQNIINAAEAAHQKGMKVISLTGKSGGHLAEHSDIEIRVSHNGYADRIQEIHIKIIHCLIGLIEKGLEG; from the coding sequence ATGAACAGTATTGATCATATACGACATGAATTGACTGAAGCAAAAAATGTATTGGACCATTTTATAGCTGATGAGCAAAACTTCCAGTTAATATCAAAAGCTTCAGAAATGATGATTGAATCGATAAAAAAAGGAGGTAAAATATTTTCATGTGGAAATGGAGGTTCACATTGCGATGCCATGCATTTTGCCGAAGAGCTCACAGGACGATACAGGGAAGATCGCGATCCGATTGCCGCTCTTGCCATTTCCGATCCTTCACATATATCCTGTGTCAGCAATGATTTTGGTTTCGACCGGGTGTTCTCTAGATACATTCGCGCTTTGGGTCAAAAAGGCGATATTTTATTGGGAATTTCAACCTCAGGGAATAGTCAAAATATCATCAATGCAGCAGAAGCCGCGCATCAGAAAGGAATGAAAGTCATTTCACTAACCGGTAAAAGTGGTGGGCATCTTGCCGAACATTCCGACATTGAAATCCGAGTTTCACACAACGGATATGCAGATAGAATACAGGAAATACATATTAAAATAATTCATTGCCTGATCGGGCTGATAGAGAAAGGATTGGAGGGCTGA
- the upp gene encoding uracil phosphoribosyltransferase, with product MFILAKENSIANNILIELRDKHIQKDRAKFRSNIEQLGSLLAYEISKSLSYKSMEIQTPLGVKKQNGLLEYPNLVCVMRAGMPFFQGFLNVFDKSDCGFLGAYRSTSGNKDEIQIEASYFTKPNLDNKDLIIVDPMLATGKSFVKAIKGIREKFKPKSIHIAALVASIDGIEYINQNIESEIWTVDMDDHLNEHAYIVPGLGDAGDLSFGEKI from the coding sequence ATGTTTATACTAGCGAAGGAGAACAGTATTGCTAATAATATCCTTATCGAATTGAGAGACAAGCACATACAGAAGGATAGGGCGAAATTTAGATCAAATATCGAACAATTGGGTTCTTTACTTGCCTATGAAATTTCCAAGTCCTTGAGCTACAAAAGTATGGAAATTCAAACCCCCCTTGGTGTAAAAAAACAAAATGGACTGCTGGAATATCCCAATTTAGTATGTGTTATGAGGGCCGGAATGCCTTTTTTTCAAGGTTTTCTTAATGTCTTTGATAAATCCGATTGCGGATTTTTAGGGGCCTATAGATCTACTTCGGGTAACAAAGACGAAATTCAAATTGAAGCCAGCTATTTCACAAAGCCCAACCTGGATAATAAAGATTTGATAATTGTAGACCCCATGTTGGCCACCGGGAAGTCTTTTGTTAAAGCTATAAAGGGTATTAGAGAAAAATTTAAACCAAAATCTATACATATTGCTGCTTTAGTAGCAAGTATTGATGGAATTGAATATATTAATCAAAATATTGAAAGCGAGATCTGGACAGTAGATATGGATGATCACCTCAATGAACATGCATATATTGTGCCCGGATTGGGAGATGCCGGAGATTTATCTTTTGGTGAAAAAATATAG
- a CDS encoding calcium/sodium antiporter, which produces MIDLFFLILGLVVLISGGEFLVRGASNIALRLKISPLVVGLTIVAFGTSAPELLISVKSVLSGIDDLAMGNVVGSNICNLGLVLGFTAVVSDIYIERNTLRFDWPMTFFASILMLFVSSELLWNNRIIEFWEGLLFFSMLIAFTSFSMIKSRKDTKAKEALMEEHELTEPEQSTRALLIDILMIAIGCAGLFYGAEWFVEGAEKIALRLGVSERVIGITLVALGTSLPELVTSAIAAYKKQTDLALGNLLGSNIFNILSILGITSMIQNITIDPVILEYDMIWMMGITVLVLILALIRKKLGRVEGVVLLLFYVVYTYSVIN; this is translated from the coding sequence ATGATAGACTTATTTTTTCTTATACTTGGTTTGGTTGTACTTATCTCTGGAGGTGAGTTTCTTGTTCGGGGTGCTTCCAATATCGCTTTAAGATTAAAAATATCACCACTTGTAGTCGGTCTTACCATTGTTGCTTTTGGCACTTCTGCCCCTGAATTACTTATTAGCGTTAAATCCGTATTATCCGGAATCGATGACCTGGCAATGGGAAATGTTGTTGGTTCAAATATTTGTAACCTGGGGTTAGTACTTGGTTTTACAGCCGTCGTTTCGGATATCTATATTGAAAGAAACACATTGCGCTTTGATTGGCCAATGACCTTCTTTGCCTCAATTCTTATGCTATTTGTAAGCTCTGAATTATTGTGGAACAATCGCATAATAGAATTCTGGGAAGGGCTTCTGTTCTTTTCAATGCTTATAGCTTTTACCTCATTTTCTATGATAAAAAGTAGGAAAGATACCAAAGCCAAGGAAGCATTAATGGAAGAACACGAATTGACAGAGCCCGAGCAATCAACCAGAGCTCTCTTGATTGATATTTTAATGATCGCAATTGGTTGTGCCGGTTTGTTTTACGGTGCAGAATGGTTTGTAGAAGGTGCAGAAAAAATTGCTTTGCGTCTTGGTGTATCGGAAAGGGTGATAGGGATTACTTTAGTTGCACTCGGCACAAGTCTTCCTGAATTGGTTACTTCTGCAATAGCTGCCTATAAAAAACAAACAGATCTGGCACTTGGAAATCTTCTAGGATCCAATATTTTCAATATTCTATCCATCCTTGGAATAACAAGCATGATTCAAAATATCACCATAGACCCGGTAATTTTGGAATACGACATGATATGGATGATGGGAATTACTGTTTTGGTATTAATTCTTGCTTTAATCAGAAAAAAACTGGGCCGTGTGGAAGGTGTTGTATTATTATTATTCTATGTTGTTTACACCTACAGTGTAATTAATTAA
- the sdaAA gene encoding L-serine ammonia-lyase, iron-sulfur-dependent, subunit alpha: protein MGMLFNNFEEWKAYCKENNQKLFEPVLAYEIEQKSRDEKSIWDHLQKAYDVMREAVDTGLKEDMKSRSGMINNGAKKVYQNKHTLLSPEFQKLVSRALAAKEVNSCMGRIVAAPTAGASGILPGILYTAQEIHGFTDKQILEGLLVGAGIALIIERNASIAGSVGGCQAETGSAAAMGSGALVYLMGGTNTQVFNAVAITIQCMLGLVCDPVAGLVEIPCVVRNASGAAIAFSSAQIAIADVDSVIPVDECVMAMGEIGQSMEARYKETALGGLAATPTGQRISKKVLIHDIEMMPDEDNKEEGD, encoded by the coding sequence ATGGGAATGTTGTTTAACAATTTTGAAGAATGGAAAGCCTACTGCAAAGAAAACAATCAAAAGTTGTTTGAACCTGTACTGGCCTATGAAATAGAGCAAAAGTCTCGCGATGAAAAAAGCATATGGGATCATTTGCAGAAAGCCTATGATGTAATGCGTGAAGCTGTAGATACCGGATTGAAAGAGGATATGAAATCGAGATCGGGGATGATCAATAATGGCGCAAAAAAGGTATATCAAAATAAGCATACATTGCTTTCTCCTGAATTTCAAAAACTCGTGTCAAGGGCTTTAGCTGCAAAAGAAGTGAATAGCTGTATGGGCAGAATCGTTGCTGCTCCAACTGCAGGTGCTTCGGGAATATTGCCCGGCATATTATATACAGCCCAGGAAATTCACGGATTTACGGATAAGCAAATTCTGGAAGGCCTTCTGGTTGGAGCCGGAATAGCATTGATCATAGAAAGAAATGCGAGTATTGCGGGTTCTGTGGGTGGCTGCCAGGCAGAAACAGGTAGTGCTGCGGCCATGGGCTCCGGTGCCTTGGTTTATTTAATGGGGGGAACAAATACGCAAGTATTCAATGCGGTTGCCATCACCATTCAATGCATGCTGGGATTGGTTTGCGACCCTGTTGCCGGTTTAGTTGAGATTCCTTGTGTGGTAAGAAATGCCAGCGGCGCAGCAATTGCATTTTCCTCAGCTCAAATTGCCATTGCCGATGTTGATTCTGTCATTCCTGTTGATGAGTGTGTAATGGCCATGGGAGAAATTGGACAAAGCATGGAAGCGCGCTATAAGGAAACTGCATTGGGTGGATTGGCGGCCACTCCTACCGGGCAAAGAATCAGTAAAAAAGTTTTGATTCACGATATTGAAATGATGCCTGACGAAGACAATAAAGAAGAAGGCGATTAA
- the tilS gene encoding tRNA lysidine(34) synthetase TilS: MLEHFSNLLKERYRLKKKNRLLLAVSGGIDSVVLCDLISKTDYDFAIAHVNFLLREEDSEKDEHFVKDLSKRFEVPFYSHRENAGIKADEWKMSVQMAARKIRYEFFEQVMDSFNYDYLLTAHHLEDSFETAILNFIKSGTYSSISGIPDINNNIIRPLISFSKKDIEEYASKTGLNWREDKSNSSLYYQRNIVRHKIVPVAEEINPSYLKTFSDASNQMHLLRFFLESKLKEAKSDWIQEKKDSISVNISRLKNNPEELFIFWEYIKCLKFNFNQFHDMVKSLNSESGKTFYAEDYMCVKDRTNFIITLKNKISEELIIEKPEDLNHLENSSIKANHLKKDFTIEKDKNVAILDAALITYPLKLRPWQEGDKFQPLGMKGEKKISDFLIDLKVPLNFKKNQYVLLSGEDIVWVVGQRISEKYRITDNTKQALRLEIL, translated from the coding sequence ATGTTAGAGCATTTCTCAAATTTACTCAAAGAAAGGTATAGACTTAAGAAAAAAAACAGACTTCTATTAGCGGTTAGCGGCGGTATTGATTCAGTAGTATTATGCGATCTGATAAGTAAAACAGACTATGACTTTGCGATAGCGCATGTAAATTTTCTATTAAGAGAAGAAGATTCTGAAAAGGATGAACATTTCGTCAAGGATTTGTCGAAACGCTTTGAAGTGCCATTTTATTCTCATCGTGAAAATGCCGGAATTAAAGCGGATGAATGGAAAATGTCGGTGCAAATGGCAGCTCGAAAAATCCGTTATGAATTTTTTGAACAGGTCATGGATAGTTTCAATTACGATTACCTGTTAACCGCTCACCATTTGGAAGATAGTTTTGAAACAGCAATTTTAAACTTTATTAAATCGGGCACCTATTCATCTATTTCAGGTATTCCTGATATCAATAATAATATAATCAGGCCCTTGATTTCCTTTTCCAAAAAGGACATTGAGGAATATGCTTCCAAAACCGGCCTGAATTGGAGAGAAGATAAAAGCAATTCTTCTTTGTATTATCAGCGCAATATAGTCCGTCATAAAATTGTACCCGTCGCAGAAGAAATTAACCCATCCTATTTAAAGACCTTTTCTGACGCTTCCAATCAAATGCATTTGTTGCGCTTTTTTTTGGAGTCTAAATTGAAAGAAGCAAAGTCGGATTGGATTCAGGAAAAAAAGGATTCTATTAGTGTCAACATTTCCCGTCTAAAAAATAATCCGGAAGAACTGTTCATCTTTTGGGAATACATTAAATGCCTGAAATTTAATTTTAATCAGTTTCATGACATGGTAAAGAGTTTAAATTCTGAAAGCGGGAAAACGTTTTATGCGGAAGATTACATGTGTGTTAAAGACAGGACCAATTTTATAATCACATTAAAAAACAAAATATCTGAAGAGCTAATAATTGAAAAACCCGAGGATTTAAATCATTTGGAGAATTCTTCAATTAAAGCCAATCATTTAAAAAAAGATTTCACCATTGAAAAAGACAAAAATGTAGCCATTTTAGATGCCGCATTGATAACCTATCCTTTAAAATTAAGACCCTGGCAAGAAGGTGATAAATTTCAACCCCTTGGAATGAAAGGAGAAAAAAAAATCAGTGATTTTTTAATTGATCTTAAGGTTCCTCTGAATTTCAAAAAAAATCAATATGTTTTGCTGTCCGGTGAAGACATTGTTTGGGTTGTTGGTCAAAGAATCAGCGAAAAATACCGGATTACTGATAATACAAAACAGGCCTTAAGACTAGAAATATTATGA
- a CDS encoding cyclic nucleotide-binding domain-containing protein, which yields MKNPFGKSYGLDELNFFRFLSKINLFKYLNNDDLAQLVPYLHQRKYKKDEVVFFRGDPSQALYIVKSGKVSLNIDIGEKFETLTNRTAGSCFGDNSLLAKSERIYNAIVESEHCELYVIPQINILDLFEKKIEIKAKMLQALAESYYELNQNLYKSYKSSFGFFELSNAFDNIS from the coding sequence ATGAAAAATCCATTTGGAAAATCCTACGGGCTCGATGAATTGAATTTTTTCAGATTCCTTTCCAAAATAAATCTATTCAAATATTTGAATAATGATGATTTGGCACAGCTTGTCCCATACCTGCATCAAAGGAAATACAAAAAGGATGAGGTGGTTTTTTTCAGAGGGGACCCAAGTCAGGCCTTGTATATTGTTAAATCGGGGAAGGTATCATTAAACATTGATATCGGAGAAAAATTTGAAACCTTAACCAACCGCACTGCCGGCTCTTGTTTTGGTGATAATTCCTTATTGGCCAAATCAGAAAGGATTTATAATGCTATTGTGGAATCCGAGCACTGCGAACTTTACGTTATTCCACAAATTAATATCTTGGATCTATTCGAAAAAAAGATTGAGATTAAAGCTAAAATGCTACAGGCCCTAGCGGAATCCTATTATGAATTAAATCAAAACCTGTATAAATCTTATAAATCATCCTTTGGGTTTTTCGAATTATCCAATGCTTTTGATAATATCTCTTAG